A single region of the Pseudomonas sp. GGS8 genome encodes:
- a CDS encoding aldo/keto reductase, translated as MSYRTLGHSGLQVSTLTLGTMMFGEQTSTEDSLRIIGKAWDQGINFIDTADVYTNGRSEEIVGEAIASRRHEWVLATKVGYGPVDGVPNRTGLSRKHLFNGIDASLTRLGTDYLDIYYLHREDHNTPLEVTVSAIGDLIRQGKIRYWGLSNYRGWRIAEVIRLADKLGVDRPVISQPLYNIVNRQAETEQITAAQNYGLGVVPYSPLARGVLSGKYAPDVTPDANSRAGRQDKRILETEWRVESLRIAQQIQQYTRDRGVGIVEFAIAWVLNNSAVTSAIVGPRTEAQWDGYTKAQAVKITAEDEAFIDSLVTPGHASTPGFNDVSHFVPGRKPRTA; from the coding sequence ATGAGCTATCGCACGTTGGGTCATTCGGGTTTACAGGTGTCGACCCTCACATTGGGCACCATGATGTTCGGCGAACAGACCAGCACCGAAGATTCCCTGCGAATCATCGGCAAGGCCTGGGACCAGGGCATCAACTTCATCGACACCGCGGACGTCTACACCAACGGCCGCTCCGAAGAGATCGTCGGCGAAGCGATCGCCAGTCGCCGCCACGAATGGGTACTCGCCACCAAGGTCGGCTACGGTCCGGTGGACGGTGTGCCGAACCGTACCGGCCTGAGCCGCAAGCACTTGTTCAATGGCATCGACGCCAGCCTGACGCGGTTGGGCACCGATTATCTGGACATCTATTACCTGCACCGCGAAGACCACAACACGCCGCTGGAAGTTACGGTGTCGGCCATCGGCGATCTGATTCGTCAGGGCAAGATCCGCTACTGGGGCCTGTCGAACTATCGCGGCTGGCGCATCGCCGAAGTGATTCGTTTGGCCGACAAACTCGGCGTCGACAGGCCGGTGATCAGCCAGCCGCTGTACAACATCGTCAACCGTCAGGCGGAAACCGAGCAGATCACCGCCGCGCAAAACTATGGCCTCGGCGTGGTGCCTTACAGCCCGCTGGCGCGCGGTGTGCTCAGCGGCAAGTACGCGCCGGATGTGACACCGGACGCCAACAGCCGCGCCGGTCGCCAGGACAAACGCATCCTGGAAACCGAATGGCGGGTTGAGTCTTTGCGCATTGCCCAGCAGATCCAGCAATACACCCGGGACCGTGGCGTGGGCATCGTCGAGTTCGCCATCGCCTGGGTGCTGAACAACAGCGCCGTCACCTCGGCCATCGTCGGCCCGCGCACCGAAGCACAGTGGGACGGGTACACCAAGGCGCAGGCGGTGAAGATCACGGCGGAAGATGAAGCCTTTATCGATTCGCTGGTCACACCGGGGCATGCATCGACGCCGGGGTTCAATGATGTGAGCCATTTTGTGCCGGGGCGTAAACCGCGTACAGCTTGA
- a CDS encoding LysR family transcriptional regulator: MSSILDLEIFVRTADSGSISAAARALELTPAAASIALKRLETRLGIRLLARSTRSMRLTEEGRRYLESVRLALAALAEGEQALKQQTQGLSGVLQLAAPSDFGRNVLLPWLDDFKRQHPNIQLQLLLNDRHADLFRETVDVALRFGVPSDSTLVALPILPQHRRVACASPEYLIRRGTPQHPEELGEYSALLYLRNGRPYNHWRFSRGDEVLEVDVHGDYLSDDGEVARRWALAGHGIAYKAWLDVAADVQAGRLVTLFDDWQGESVPFNLLCPHRVQVSERVKVLQTFLQERCEALRR; the protein is encoded by the coding sequence ATGAGCTCGATTCTCGACCTGGAGATCTTCGTCCGCACCGCCGATTCCGGCAGCATTTCGGCCGCCGCCCGCGCCTTGGAGCTGACCCCCGCCGCTGCCAGCATCGCCCTCAAACGTCTGGAAACCCGCCTCGGCATTCGCTTGCTGGCCCGTTCCACGCGAAGCATGCGCCTGACCGAGGAAGGCCGGCGTTATCTGGAAAGTGTGCGACTGGCGCTCGCCGCGCTGGCCGAAGGTGAACAGGCACTCAAGCAACAGACCCAAGGCTTGAGCGGTGTACTGCAATTGGCGGCGCCGTCGGACTTCGGGCGCAATGTGCTGTTGCCGTGGCTGGATGATTTCAAGCGCCAACACCCCAACATTCAATTGCAGCTATTGCTCAACGATCGACATGCCGACCTGTTCCGCGAGACGGTCGATGTGGCCCTGCGCTTCGGTGTGCCGAGTGACTCGACGCTGGTGGCGCTGCCGATTCTGCCGCAGCATCGTCGCGTGGCCTGTGCCAGCCCCGAGTACCTGATCCGCCGTGGCACGCCGCAGCATCCCGAGGAACTGGGCGAGTACAGCGCCCTGCTCTACCTGCGCAATGGCCGCCCCTACAACCATTGGCGTTTCAGCCGTGGCGATGAGGTGCTGGAGGTTGATGTGCATGGCGACTATCTGAGCGATGACGGCGAAGTTGCCCGCCGCTGGGCGTTGGCCGGGCATGGCATTGCTTACAAGGCCTGGCTCGACGTCGCCGCCGATGTCCAGGCCGGGCGGCTGGTGACGCTGTTCGATGACTGGCAAGGCGAAAGCGTGCCATTCAATTTGCTGTGCCCGCATCGGGTGCAGGTCTCGGAGCGGGTCAAGGTGTTGCAAACGTTCTTGCAGGAGCGTTGTGAGGCACTGCGTCGATAA
- a CDS encoding DUF6124 family protein codes for MFKPTPNPPEADDVSPYETPDSKKLNEAAERALDHYLKPPIPKDTKRKPSTIYHVGPKVDNETLLVNACESLASASMMLSEFAGLMDMPHRNVMLGIQSVVMLGELAVNRVLDNLDPQN; via the coding sequence ATGTTCAAACCAACGCCAAATCCACCAGAAGCGGACGACGTTTCCCCCTACGAAACCCCCGATTCCAAAAAACTCAACGAAGCCGCTGAGCGCGCCCTCGACCATTACCTCAAACCACCCATCCCCAAAGACACCAAGCGCAAACCCAGCACCATTTACCACGTCGGCCCCAAGGTCGATAACGAAACCCTGCTGGTCAATGCCTGCGAGTCCCTGGCGTCAGCGAGCATGATGCTCAGTGAATTCGCCGGGTTGATGGACATGCCCCATCGCAACGTGATGTTGGGGATTCAATCGGTGGTCATGCTCGGGGAACTGGCCGTCAACCGAGTGCTGGATAACCTCGATCCGCAGAACTGA
- a CDS encoding MFS transporter yields MSQSATATLANADDKNAVYKRITLRLIPFIFICYLFNYLDRVNVGFAKLQMLDALKFSETVYGLGAGIFFIGYVLCGVPSNLALSKFGPRRWIALMMIVWGTLSTCLLFVTTPTEFYTLRLFTGAAEAGFFPGVVLYLSQWFPTFRRGRIMALFMSAIPVSGLLGSPFSGWILNHFGAGQAGLAGWQWMFLLQGIPTITLGALAYFLLSDSYANAKWLTPFERSVLEADHAEDLANKPKTSTDSLLAVFKNPAIWAFGLIYFCIQSGVYAINFWLPSIIKNLGFSDNLVIGWLSAIPYLLAALFMLMVGRSADLRKERRWHLVVPMLMGAAGLLIAVNFAATPAIAILGLTIATMGALTGLPMFWPVPTALLSAGAAAGGLALINSMGQMAGFLSPYLVGWVKDSTGTTDAALYLLAGVIVGGSLLALRMTRTLRV; encoded by the coding sequence ATGTCACAGAGCGCCACCGCTACCCTGGCCAACGCTGACGACAAGAACGCCGTCTACAAACGCATTACCCTGCGTTTGATCCCCTTCATCTTCATCTGCTACCTGTTCAATTACCTCGACCGGGTGAACGTCGGGTTTGCCAAACTGCAGATGCTCGACGCGCTGAAATTCAGCGAAACCGTGTACGGCCTCGGCGCCGGAATCTTCTTTATCGGCTACGTGCTGTGCGGCGTGCCGAGCAACCTGGCGCTGAGCAAATTCGGCCCACGGCGCTGGATCGCACTGATGATGATCGTTTGGGGCACGCTCTCGACCTGCCTGCTGTTCGTCACCACACCGACCGAGTTCTACACCCTGCGCCTGTTCACCGGTGCGGCCGAAGCCGGGTTCTTCCCGGGCGTGGTGCTCTACCTCTCGCAGTGGTTCCCGACCTTCCGCCGGGGCCGCATCATGGCGCTGTTCATGTCGGCAATCCCAGTGTCTGGCCTGCTCGGCAGCCCGTTTTCCGGCTGGATTCTCAATCACTTTGGCGCAGGCCAGGCGGGTCTGGCGGGCTGGCAGTGGATGTTCCTGCTGCAAGGCATTCCGACTATTACTCTCGGCGCCCTCGCCTACTTTCTACTAAGCGACAGTTACGCCAACGCCAAATGGCTCACGCCGTTCGAGCGTTCGGTGCTGGAAGCCGACCACGCCGAAGACCTGGCCAACAAACCGAAAACCTCCACCGACTCGCTGCTGGCCGTGTTCAAGAACCCGGCGATCTGGGCCTTTGGTTTGATCTACTTCTGCATCCAGAGCGGCGTCTATGCGATCAACTTCTGGTTGCCGTCGATCATCAAGAACCTCGGTTTCAGCGACAACCTGGTGATTGGCTGGCTCAGCGCGATTCCGTACCTGCTGGCGGCGCTGTTCATGTTGATGGTCGGGCGCTCGGCGGACCTGCGCAAAGAACGTCGCTGGCATTTGGTGGTGCCGATGCTGATGGGCGCGGCGGGTCTGTTGATCGCCGTGAACTTCGCCGCCACGCCAGCCATCGCGATTCTTGGCCTGACCATCGCCACCATGGGCGCCCTCACCGGCTTGCCGATGTTCTGGCCAGTGCCGACTGCGCTGTTGAGTGCTGGCGCGGCGGCCGGTGGGTTGGCGTTGATTAACTCCATGGGGCAGATGGCGGGTTTCCTTAGCCCGTACCTGGTGGGTTGGGTCAAGGACAGCACCGGGACGACCGATGCGGCGTTGTACCTGCTGGCGGGTGTGATTGTGGGCGGGAGTTTGCTGGCGTTGCGCATGACGCGGACGTTGCGGGTTTAA